The Kitasatospora sp. NBC_00374 genome has a segment encoding these proteins:
- a CDS encoding helix-turn-helix domain-containing protein, which produces MSRPRPAQSDARAALRSDLPDRYLTPDDIAEIFGVPRETVYQWRRKRTGPPGFRVGKHVRYDPAEVGAYVTQRKNVDRVAA; this is translated from the coding sequence ATGAGCCGACCCCGTCCTGCTCAGTCCGACGCTCGCGCTGCCCTCCGCAGTGACTTGCCTGACCGGTACCTCACTCCCGACGACATCGCCGAGATCTTCGGTGTCCCGCGCGAAACCGTCTACCAGTGGCGCAGGAAGCGCACGGGCCCTCCCGGCTTCCGCGTCGGCAAGCACGTGCGCTACGACCCCGCCGAAGTAGGGGCCTACGTCACCCAGCGCAAGAACGTCGACCGCGTCGCGGCCTGA
- a CDS encoding tyrosine-type recombinase/integrase, translating into MAGSIQDRWYKTDTDANGKTVRVKTERYGTGLRYRARYIAPDGKRKGKSFPDGQKRLAEQWLIKVTADVARGDYIDPNASRTSFQEFAEGWLASQSGDPNTRASMQSQLKLHAFPRIGSRPLGSFQPSHIREFVTQLEASGMSGAYARVIFSNVRAVLSAAVEDGYLRRNPCTSRTVTLPEMGLRRVVPWQPDRVFAMRAAMVERFRPMVDMGAGCGLRQGEILGLSVDELDFDSGTLHVVQQLKLSLSKPVFAPPKGGKLRDVPLPDPVAEALKEHIKRFPPIEITLPWMRANGRPVTKRLIFTGPNGGHVWRTSLNEDHWKPALASVGVIPKARSREHTAAREHGMHALRHFYASILLDAGESIKAVSEYLGHSDPGLTLKVYAHLMPSSRDRARQALGQALRPPQDPPR; encoded by the coding sequence ATGGCCGGCAGCATCCAAGACCGCTGGTACAAGACCGACACCGACGCCAACGGCAAGACCGTGCGAGTCAAGACGGAGCGCTACGGGACCGGGCTCCGCTACCGGGCCCGCTACATCGCCCCTGACGGCAAGCGCAAGGGCAAGTCCTTCCCCGACGGACAGAAGCGACTCGCCGAGCAGTGGCTGATCAAGGTCACGGCAGACGTGGCCCGAGGCGATTACATCGACCCGAACGCGTCCCGGACCTCGTTTCAGGAGTTCGCGGAGGGCTGGCTCGCGAGCCAGAGCGGAGACCCGAATACCCGAGCCTCGATGCAGTCTCAGCTCAAGCTGCACGCCTTCCCGCGCATCGGGTCACGGCCCCTGGGGTCCTTTCAGCCCAGCCACATCCGAGAGTTCGTCACGCAGCTCGAAGCGTCCGGCATGTCCGGCGCGTACGCCCGTGTGATCTTCTCCAACGTCCGCGCTGTCCTTTCTGCGGCTGTCGAGGACGGCTACCTTCGACGGAACCCGTGCACCTCGCGCACGGTGACGCTCCCCGAGATGGGCCTTCGCCGTGTCGTTCCCTGGCAGCCGGACCGAGTCTTCGCCATGCGGGCTGCCATGGTCGAACGCTTCCGACCCATGGTCGACATGGGCGCCGGCTGCGGCCTGCGACAAGGGGAGATCCTCGGGCTGTCCGTGGATGAGCTGGACTTCGACAGCGGGACCCTGCACGTGGTGCAGCAGCTCAAGCTCAGCCTGAGCAAGCCCGTCTTCGCGCCCCCGAAGGGCGGCAAGCTCCGCGACGTACCGCTGCCCGATCCTGTGGCGGAAGCGCTCAAGGAGCACATCAAGCGGTTCCCGCCCATTGAGATCACGCTGCCGTGGATGCGGGCGAACGGCCGGCCCGTGACCAAGCGCCTGATCTTCACTGGGCCCAACGGTGGCCATGTCTGGCGTACCTCGCTGAATGAGGACCACTGGAAGCCCGCGCTGGCGTCCGTGGGCGTCATCCCGAAAGCCAGGAGCCGGGAGCACACCGCCGCGCGGGAGCACGGCATGCACGCCCTGAGGCACTTCTACGCGTCGATTCTGTTGGACGCAGGAGAGAGCATCAAGGCAGTCAGCGAGTACCTCGGGCACTCCGACCCGGGACTAACGCTGAAGGTGTACGCGCACCTCATGCCGAGCAGCCGCGACCGGGCCCGGCAAGCTCTCGGGCAAGCACTCCGGCCGCCGCAGGACCCGCCGCGTTAA